In one window of Thermoplasmata archaeon DNA:
- a CDS encoding NADH-quinone oxidoreductase subunit L, producing the protein MNNIEIFGFLIFLIPMIAFPITLLAGKLKKSVAGIIATSSIFLSFLLALFIFITDGHNIQLNPVIVTFPWFFNFTFGIYLDSLALVMVLMVSGVSFLI; encoded by the coding sequence ATGAATAATATAGAGATCTTTGGATTCTTAATATTTCTAATACCCATGATAGCATTTCCAATAACGTTACTTGCTGGGAAATTAAAGAAAAGTGTGGCAGGAATAATAGCTACTTCTTCCATATTCCTATCTTTCTTGCTGGCACTGTTCATATTTATCACTGACGGACATAACATACAGCTTAACCCTGTTATTGTAACGTTTCCATGGTTCTTCAATTTTACGTTTGGTATATATTTGGATTCATTAGCTTTGGTAATGGTCTTAATGGTTTCTGGAGTATCGTTTTTAATACA